The Gasterosteus aculeatus chromosome 8, fGasAcu3.hap1.1, whole genome shotgun sequence genome has a window encoding:
- the sele gene encoding E-selectin, with protein MKSIKARPSGHKSQNHLNLRHGDTKDLLRIFFWSSHPPLNMFCFGLLQTRGPKTSWISLTFLCSIFCTWTNVECWSYYYSNNTMNWEEARTWCREHYTDMVAIQNQAEISHLNSWLPKASSYYWIGIRRINKVWTWVGTNRALTPEAANWAIGEPNNLKSRKRSMASEDCVEMYIKRDSQAGKWNDERCAKSKTALCYTAACKKDLCGHGDCVETINSYECACFEGFYGEKCDQVVQCDAEEVTAPDKASVNCIHKYGNFSYDSMCHYSCEEGYQLSMSRPLTCTASTRWSEPPPTCELVRCPVLSSPAGGSMKCSDPLGPSGYRSTCAFACDEGYVLAGSTSNTLQCEASGIWNASQPLCLAVQCPSLLQPDNGFVSCGDDAGKHQYGNTCSFSCAAGYLLVGPSKMTCTSAAVWSERKPRCEEIGCPAPQIPTSGKITCSPSLSSLSSTGTSHPLGTVCTFSCDEGHELHGALSMECANPGRWTSAPPNCKVVQCPVLSSPAGGSIKCSDPLGPSGYRSTCAFACDEGYVLAGSTSNKLQCEASGIWNASQPLCLAIGCPAPKIPTSGQITCSPSLSSIASTGTSHPLGTVCTFSCDEGHELHGAFGMECANPGRWTSAPPNCKAVRCPSLEAPENGHINCSNSEPVFNSQCTFSCNQYYSLDGHELLTCDRHGEWTTGQKPTCQAPPSAVTAVASGVAAGGAMLSGLSLALWIMKRLKQKANKFELSSNSDIGESPQVYRNSITSLI; from the exons ATGAAGAGTATAAAAGCAAGACCCTCTGGACACAAAAGTCAGAATCATCTCAATCTCAGACACGGCGACACTAAAGACTTACTAAGAATCTTCTTTTGGTCATCACACCCGCCACTTAATATG TTCTGCTTTGGGTTACTTCAGACCCGCGGGCCTAAGACCTCGTGGATCAGCTTGACTTTTCTTTGCTCAA TCTTCTGCACGTGGACAAACGTAGAATGCTGGTCCTACTACTACTCTAACAACACCATGAATTGGGAAGAAGCCCGAACCTGGTGCCGGGAGCACTACACGGACATGGTGGCCATCCAGAACCAGGCCGAGATCAGTCATCTCAACAGCTGGCTGCCCAAGGCATCCTCCTACTACTGGATCGGAATACGCAGGATCAACAAAGTCTGGACTTGGGTGGGAACCAACAGGGCTCTCACCCCAGAAGCAGCAAACTGGGCAATAGGAGAGCCGAACAACCTCAAAAGTCGAAAGAGGTCCATGGCGAGCGAGGACTGTGTGGAGATGTACATCAAGAGGGATTCGCAGGCAGGCAAATGGAATGACGAGAGGTGTGCAAAGTCGAAGACGGCTCTTTGCTACACAG CCGCTTGCAAGAAGGACTTATGCGGCCATGGAGACTGTGTGGAAACCATCAACAGCTATGAGTGCGCCTGCTTTGAGGGCTTCTACGGAGAAAAGTGTGATCAGG TTGTCCAGTGCGACGCAGAGGAGGTGACCGCTCCAGACAAAGCGAGTGTAAATTGCATCCACAAGTATGGAAACTTCTCCTATGACTCCATGTGCCACTACTCATGCGAGGAAGGATACCAGCTCAGTATGTCACGGCCCCTGACATGCACTGCCTCTACGCGGTGGTCCGAGCCGCCTCCTACATGTGAAT TGGTTCGGTGTCCGGTGCTGTCAAGCCCAGCAGGAGGATCCATGAAGTGCTCAGATCCTCTGGGTCCCTCCGGCTACCGGTCCACCTGTGCGTTCGCCTGCGATGAAGGCTACGTGCTCGCCGGTTCCACGTCCAACACGCTGCAATGTGAAGCCTCAGGAATTTGGAATGCGTCACAGCCCCTTTGCCTCG CTGTCCAGTGCCCGTCTCTCCTGCAGCCGGACAATGGATTTGTCAGCTGTGGGGACGATGCAGGAAAACACCAATACGGAAACACCTGCAGCTTCAGCTGTGCCGCCGGCTACCTGCTGGTGGGACCGAGCAAGATGACATGCACGTCGGCCGCCGTGTGGAGTGAGAGGAAGCCTCGCTGTGAAG AAATCGGATGTCCTGCTCCTCAGATCCCAACAAGTGGTAAAATAACTTGCAGCCCTTCCCTGTCCTCCCTTTCTTCTACTGGGACCTCCCATCCACTTGGCACGGTCTGCACCTTCAGCTGTGATGAAGGCCACGAGCTGCACGGTGCACTCAGCATGGAGTGTGCAAATCCAGGCCGGTGGACCTCGGCACCACCAAACTGCAAAG TGGTCCAGTGTCCAGTGCTGTCAAGCCCAGCAGGAGGATCCATAAAGTGCTCAGATCCTCTGGGTCCCTCCGGCTACCGGTCCACTTGTGCGTTCGCCTGCGATGAAGGCTACGTGCTCGCCGGTTCCACGTCCAACAAGCTGCAATGTGAAGCCTCAGGAATTTGGAATGCGTCACAGCCCCTTTGCCTCG CAATCGGATGTCCTGCTCCTAAGATCCCAACAAGTGGTCAAATAACTTGCAGCCCTTCCCTGTCCTCCATTGCTTCTACTGGGACCTCCCATCCACTTGGCACGGTCTGCACCTTCAGCTGTGATGAAGGCCACGAGCTGCACGGTGCATTTGGCATGGAGTGTGCAAATCCAGGCCGATGGACCTCGGCACCACCAAACTGCAAAG CCGTGAGATGCCCGTCGCTCGAGGCGCCTGAGAACGGTCACATCAACTGCTCCAACAGCGAGCCGGTGTTCAACTCACAGTGCACCTTCTCATGCAATCAATATTACTCACTGGACGGACATGAGCTGCTGACCTGTGATCGTCATGGCGAGTGGACCACCGGACAGAAACCCACCTGCCAAG CTCCCCCATCTGCGGTGACTGCCGTGGCGTCTGGCGTGgcagcagggggcgctatgTTGTCTGGACTTTCTCTGGCCCTGTGGATCATGAAACGACTGAAGCAGAAAGCAAACAAGTTTGAGCTCAGCAG CAACTCTGACATAGGAGAATCTCCACAGGTCTACAGAAACAGCATCACCAGCCTCATATAG
- the LOC120824263 gene encoding L-selectin, protein MKMKGTLILLGMLTMTTLGWRYHHSDTKMNWAEARQWCQTNYTDMVVIQNQKENDYLVSQLPKRERTPYYWIGITKKNKTDPWTWIGNNSTWIGEKSWAANEPNNNHIGEFCVELYVNGGENSGKWNDEKCANQKYPVCFEAQCKATTCERGICQETIDNTSCVCEPGFEGDRCQTAKECPPLSQPDTGHRSCLRGKLTSNSTCGLKCYLGFLITGRQDFTCNVTGDWSGPRPHCAIYEQGMFAVAVCAAFSVFSCICFCCIRRRKRNKPSQVREPEEATGPSNEAHG, encoded by the exons ATGAAAATGAAGGGGACGTTAATCCTTCTCG GTATGTTGACCATGACAACCTTGGGCTGGAGGTATCATCACTCAGACACAAAGATGAACTGGGCCGAGGCCCGACAGTGGTGCCAGACCAATTACACGGACATGGTGGTCATCCAAAACCAGAAAGAGAACGACTATCTGGTCTCCCAGCTgccaaaaagagaaagaactCCATATTATTGGATTGGGatcactaaaaaaaacaagactgaCCCTTGGACCTGGATTGGAAATAACAGCACGTGGATTGGTGAGAAGTCGTGGGCAGCGAACGAGCCCAACAACAACCACATCGGGGAGTTTTGCGTGGAGCTCTACGTGAATGGAGGAGAAAACAGTGGGAAGTGGAATGATGAGAAGTGTGCCAATCAAAAATACCCTGTTTGTTTCGAAG CCCAATGTAAGGCAACAACATGTGAAAGAGGAATATGCCAGGAGACCATCGATAACACAAGCTGCGTCTGTGAACCTGGTTTTGAGGGAGACAGGTGCCAAACAG CGAAGGAATGCCCCCCCCTGTCTCAGCCCGATACTGGACACCGTAGCTGCTTGAGGGGAAAGCTGACGTCCAACTCAACCTGTGGACTGAAATGCTACCTGGGCTTCCTGATAACGGGACGGCAGGATTTTACCTGCAATGTCACCGGGGACTGGAGCGGGCCGAGACCTCATTGTGCAA TCTATGAACAGGGTATGTttgctgttgctgtgtgtgcAGCCTTTTCAGTCTTCTCCTGCATCTGTTTTTGCTGCATACGGCGCAGAAAAA GAAATAAACCTTCCCAAGTAAG AGAGCCTGAAGAAGCGACAGGTCCATCCAATGAGGCACATGGATAG